One Bacteroidota bacterium genomic window carries:
- the thrA gene encoding bifunctional aspartate kinase/homoserine dehydrogenase I, whose amino-acid sequence MIVLKFGGSSVESPEGLRQIEKIIASYPKPIIIVVSAFHNVTNLLEEATSLASSKDIRYSELLNQIAEIYHNSVKQNHAPKEQNHVLLSLQPLLDELKNLLEGVYRLNDLTPKIHDRILSFGELLSSTLICKSFSDASYSDSRTLIKTNSQFGAARIDFETTFTLIQKEFSGFKGVCIVPGFIASDASGATTTIGRGGSDFSAAIYAAALHAKRLEIWTDVDGFMTADPRKVSKALPIQHMTYAEAMELSHFGAKVIYAPTIQPTFQKKIPILIKNTFNPESVGTLISDKPESPLIDAPVKGISSIDDIDLITLQGPGMVGTKGTSSRLFSAMAHADINIILITQASSEYSITFSISPRDTEKAVKSIEIEFEKEIHLRNEVNILVEKDLSIIAIVGEGMKNVPGVSATLFHALGRNGISVIATAQGSSELNISVVIRKKLLRKALNVIHEGFFLSNFKDLNLYVVGTGTVGGSFLQQIKQQRNHLLQEHKLKVNVIGISRSRKMVINPEGVNLENYLAEIEQGDTANLNKFVEAIRELNLRNSVFVDCTADENVAKVYKKVLDSYVSLVTANKVACSSDYAEYKELKKTALHNNVKFMYETNVGAGLPIINTINDLIRSGDKILKLEAVLSGTLNFLFNVLSEEVSLSAAIRMAKEKGYSEPDPRIDLSGIDVVRKLVILAREAGYPIEQRDVKVNAFLPADCFEGSIDTFWHKVADFDKEFENKRKELSAKGLKWRFIASLNCGVAEVGLHEVDMFHPAYPLEGSNNILLLTTERYKDAPMMIRGYGAGADVTAAGVFADVIRVANI is encoded by the coding sequence ATGATTGTACTTAAGTTCGGTGGTTCATCGGTCGAGTCGCCGGAAGGTCTCAGGCAAATAGAAAAGATTATCGCATCTTATCCAAAACCCATAATTATAGTGGTTTCGGCCTTTCATAACGTTACTAATCTACTCGAAGAAGCTACCAGTCTGGCCTCGTCAAAAGATATTCGATACAGCGAACTTTTGAATCAGATTGCCGAAATATACCACAATTCCGTCAAACAAAACCATGCCCCGAAAGAGCAAAACCATGTACTTTTAAGCCTACAGCCCCTGCTCGACGAACTAAAAAACCTTTTAGAAGGCGTATACAGATTAAACGATCTGACACCAAAAATACACGACCGGATATTGAGTTTTGGCGAATTACTTTCATCCACCCTTATCTGCAAATCGTTCAGTGATGCAAGTTATTCCGACTCACGTACTCTAATTAAAACCAATAGCCAGTTTGGTGCGGCACGTATTGATTTTGAGACTACTTTCACTCTTATTCAAAAAGAATTTTCCGGATTTAAAGGAGTGTGTATCGTGCCTGGATTCATTGCCTCCGATGCATCGGGCGCCACAACTACCATCGGTCGTGGTGGTTCTGACTTTTCAGCTGCCATTTATGCTGCAGCCCTCCATGCAAAAAGGCTCGAGATATGGACCGATGTAGATGGGTTTATGACTGCCGACCCACGCAAAGTTAGTAAAGCACTTCCCATTCAGCATATGACTTATGCCGAAGCTATGGAGTTATCGCATTTTGGTGCCAAGGTTATTTATGCTCCAACCATTCAACCAACCTTCCAAAAGAAGATACCCATACTGATTAAAAACACATTCAATCCCGAATCTGTTGGCACTTTGATTTCTGATAAACCAGAATCACCCCTGATTGACGCTCCGGTGAAAGGAATTTCGTCTATCGACGACATCGACTTGATAACCCTGCAGGGACCAGGCATGGTAGGAACAAAAGGCACTTCCTCTCGCCTGTTCAGCGCCATGGCACATGCCGACATTAATATTATCCTTATCACTCAAGCTTCGTCCGAATATTCCATCACTTTTTCCATATCGCCACGTGATACCGAAAAGGCAGTGAAATCAATTGAGATTGAATTCGAAAAGGAAATACACCTGCGAAACGAGGTGAATATTTTGGTAGAAAAAGATCTTTCCATTATTGCCATTGTAGGCGAGGGTATGAAGAATGTACCCGGCGTTTCGGCTACCCTCTTTCATGCACTTGGACGCAATGGTATTAGCGTAATTGCCACAGCGCAGGGCTCATCGGAATTGAATATTTCGGTTGTAATTCGCAAAAAGCTACTTCGCAAAGCACTCAACGTCATTCACGAAGGATTTTTTCTGAGTAATTTCAAAGACCTTAATCTTTATGTAGTGGGCACCGGCACGGTAGGAGGTAGCTTTTTACAACAGATAAAACAACAGCGCAATCATTTGCTGCAAGAACACAAATTAAAGGTGAATGTAATTGGTATCAGCCGCTCGCGCAAAATGGTCATCAACCCCGAAGGTGTTAATCTGGAGAATTACCTCGCTGAAATTGAACAGGGGGATACAGCCAACCTGAATAAATTTGTGGAGGCCATACGTGAACTGAACCTACGCAACAGTGTGTTTGTCGATTGCACTGCGGATGAAAATGTGGCTAAAGTGTACAAAAAAGTACTGGACTCTTACGTTTCGCTGGTCACAGCCAACAAGGTAGCCTGCTCATCGGACTATGCTGAATACAAGGAGCTCAAAAAAACCGCCCTGCACAACAATGTTAAATTCATGTACGAAACCAATGTGGGTGCAGGTTTGCCTATCATTAATACCATCAACGACCTCATTCGTAGTGGCGATAAAATTCTCAAGCTCGAAGCGGTTCTTTCCGGCACACTCAACTTCTTGTTTAATGTGCTCAGCGAAGAAGTAAGTTTAAGCGCAGCTATTCGCATGGCAAAAGAAAAGGGATATAGCGAACCAGACCCTCGAATCGACCTGAGCGGTATCGATGTTGTGCGCAAACTCGTAATTCTAGCCCGCGAAGCAGGTTACCCGATTGAGCAGCGCGATGTAAAAGTGAATGCTTTTTTGCCTGCCGATTGCTTTGAAGGTTCAATTGATACCTTTTGGCACAAGGTGGCCGATTTCGACAAAGAATTTGAAAACAAACGAAAAGAATTATCGGCCAAAGGGCTTAAATGGCGCTTTATTGCAAGCCTTAATTGTGGCGTTGCTGAAGTCGGGCTGCATGAAGTAGATATGTTTCATCCTGCTTATCCGCTAGAGGGCAGCAACAACATACTGCTTTTAACTACTGAGCGTTATAAAGATGCGCCTATGATGATACGAGGTTATGGTGCTGGCGCCGATGTTACGGCAGCAGGGGTTTTTGCTGATGTTATAAGGGTTGCCAATATTTAA
- the fabD gene encoding ACP S-malonyltransferase, producing MKAYVFPGQGAQFVGMGKDLYESSPLAKKLFDQANSILGFNITDLMFAGTDEDLKQTKVTQPAIFLHSVILAKTLGDSFRPEMVAGHSLGEFSALVAAGALSFEDGLKLVAARAYAMQKACELNPSTMAAILGLDDEIVEKVCEEIDEVVVCANYNSPGQLVISGTNAGIDIACEKLTALGAKRALKLPVGGAFHSPLMDPAKVELAAAIDNTEFKKPVCPIYQNVTATAVSEREAIKENLKTQLTAPVKWTQTVKNMLSDGATSFTEVGPGKVLQGLIKKVDRNIPAESA from the coding sequence ATGAAGGCATATGTTTTTCCCGGACAGGGAGCGCAATTTGTAGGTATGGGAAAAGATTTGTACGAATCTTCACCTTTAGCCAAAAAATTGTTTGATCAGGCCAACTCAATTTTAGGATTTAACATTACCGACCTTATGTTTGCCGGTACCGACGAAGACCTCAAACAAACCAAGGTAACACAACCTGCAATCTTTCTTCATTCAGTAATTCTGGCTAAAACGCTAGGCGACAGCTTTCGGCCCGAAATGGTGGCAGGACACTCCCTGGGCGAATTTTCTGCCCTGGTAGCCGCAGGAGCACTTTCTTTCGAAGATGGATTAAAACTGGTGGCCGCCCGTGCTTATGCCATGCAAAAAGCCTGCGAATTAAACCCATCTACAATGGCAGCGATTTTAGGTCTCGATGACGAAATTGTTGAAAAAGTATGTGAAGAAATTGACGAGGTGGTTGTATGTGCCAATTACAACAGTCCGGGTCAGCTTGTAATTTCGGGTACCAATGCGGGCATAGACATTGCATGTGAAAAACTTACAGCTCTGGGGGCAAAAAGGGCATTGAAATTACCCGTAGGTGGTGCTTTCCATTCACCCTTAATGGACCCTGCAAAAGTGGAACTTGCTGCAGCCATTGACAATACAGAATTTAAAAAACCTGTATGCCCCATTTACCAAAACGTAACAGCTACGGCCGTTTCGGAGCGGGAAGCTATTAAGGAAAACCTAAAAACTCAGCTTACAGCGCCGGTAAAATGGACACAAACAGTAAAAAACATGTTATCCGATGGAGCTACTTCGTTCACGGAGGTGGGACCTGGAAAAGTCTTACAAGGCCTCATTAAAAAAGTAGACCGTAACATCCCGGCCGAAAGCGCTTAG
- a CDS encoding Hsp20/alpha crystallin family protein gives MIPIVRTYRSNPVFLSNIYRDEYCGGKTENFTQKVNISETEKNYLIEILVPGFEKSEIKVSVDKNELTIASLDNKEQNTENKLNYLRHEYQKGTFSRSFLLPEHVETDKIEALHQNGILSISIPKKAKVEIPVQEIEIA, from the coding sequence ATGATACCAATTGTAAGAACTTACCGTAGTAACCCCGTTTTCCTGAGCAACATTTACCGCGATGAATATTGCGGAGGGAAGACTGAAAACTTTACTCAAAAAGTAAATATCAGCGAAACCGAAAAAAATTATCTTATCGAAATCCTTGTTCCTGGATTTGAAAAATCAGAAATAAAGGTTTCGGTAGATAAAAATGAACTCACTATAGCCTCTTTGGATAACAAAGAACAAAACACAGAAAATAAGTTGAACTATTTACGCCACGAGTACCAAAAAGGAACTTTTAGTCGCAGCTTTCTTTTGCCAGAACACGTTGAAACTGACAAAATAGAAGCACTGCACCAGAATGGAATTCTTAGTATTTCAATTCCGAAAAAAGCCAAAGTTGAAATTCCGGTACAGGAAATCGAAATCGCATAA
- a CDS encoding Hsp20/alpha crystallin family protein, protein MLATRKNTTMPANFLNSFFNDSFWPMHTSWNNEQKHSNMPAVNVEETEREYLIEVAAPGLDKKDFKVSVDKDVLTIASTLEGKREEKNADFIRREFNYSSFSRSFRLPEGTNAEKIKAVHKNGVLTISLPKSEEKVKKAIEIKVN, encoded by the coding sequence ATGTTAGCCACACGAAAAAACACCACCATGCCGGCAAACTTTCTGAATAGCTTTTTCAACGATAGTTTCTGGCCAATGCACACAAGCTGGAACAATGAGCAGAAGCATAGCAACATGCCAGCTGTGAACGTGGAAGAAACCGAACGTGAATACCTTATTGAAGTAGCCGCACCCGGTTTAGACAAAAAAGATTTTAAGGTAAGTGTAGACAAAGACGTACTTACCATTGCATCGACTCTTGAGGGAAAAAGGGAAGAAAAGAATGCTGATTTCATTCGCAGAGAATTTAACTATTCATCGTTCAGCCGTTCTTTCAGACTCCCCGAAGGCACCAATGCAGAGAAAATCAAAGCTGTTCATAAAAATGGCGTGCTCACTATCAGCCTCCCTAAAAGCGAGGAAAAAGTAAAAAAAGCCATTGAAATAAAAGTTAACTAA
- a CDS encoding YceI family protein encodes MKTFANSILLAAFLIGTSAFAQDLKVDLSKSSLKWTGKKIGGAHNGQISLKDGSMKIAENQITSGTFVIDMTTITCTDLTGEWNEKLVGHLNSDDFFSTSNFKTATLVISSATKFSNGVAQVKGKLTIKGMTHPVSFDVKQSGKTYTATVNVDRTLYDIRYGSGKFFDNLGDNTIDDIFTLDVAITTL; translated from the coding sequence ATGAAAACATTTGCAAATTCAATCTTATTGGCAGCATTCCTGATCGGAACCAGCGCATTTGCCCAGGACCTGAAAGTTGACCTCTCCAAATCGAGTCTGAAATGGACCGGTAAAAAGATTGGTGGTGCCCACAATGGGCAAATCAGCCTGAAAGATGGCAGTATGAAAATTGCCGAAAATCAGATTACCAGTGGCACATTTGTCATTGATATGACCACAATTACCTGTACCGACCTTACTGGCGAATGGAACGAAAAACTGGTTGGTCACCTCAATTCCGATGATTTCTTCAGCACAAGCAATTTTAAAACTGCTACTCTTGTAATATCCAGTGCAACAAAATTTAGCAATGGTGTTGCTCAGGTAAAAGGAAAACTCACCATAAAAGGAATGACACACCCAGTAAGTTTTGATGTAAAGCAATCGGGAAAGACCTATACCGCAACTGTGAATGTAGACCGCACACTGTATGATATCCGCTATGGATCGGGAAAATTTTTCGATAACCTTGGCGACAATACCATCGACGATATATTTACCCTCGATGTAGCCATTACAACACTCTAA
- a CDS encoding pirin family protein: MKHVFHKSDSRGHFNYGWLDTRHTFSFARYYNPDRISFGALRVLNDDIVQPSEGFGKHPHDNMEIITIPITGYLLHRDSMGHEQVLHAGEVQVMSAGKGLFHEEYNGSSESASNFLQLWIHPNKYHIAPRYDQRAFNPELAKNTWQSLVGPMGSESLNIYQNAYISRTFLSAGKSSEYKLNSSRNGCYLFIVEGNVRLGEIPLESRDGLGLWDTGSFRIEAETDAYIINMEIPMKSD; encoded by the coding sequence ATGAAACATGTATTTCACAAATCGGACAGCAGAGGCCACTTTAATTACGGATGGCTCGATACGAGGCATACGTTTAGTTTTGCCCGTTATTATAATCCCGACCGCATTAGCTTCGGAGCCCTGAGGGTGCTCAACGATGACATTGTTCAACCCTCGGAAGGATTTGGAAAACACCCGCATGACAACATGGAGATTATTACCATTCCTATTACGGGATACCTGCTTCACCGCGATTCAATGGGTCACGAGCAAGTGTTGCATGCCGGCGAAGTTCAGGTAATGAGCGCAGGGAAAGGATTGTTTCATGAAGAATACAACGGTAGTTCCGAATCAGCATCCAACTTTTTGCAGCTTTGGATTCACCCCAATAAATATCACATAGCTCCACGCTATGACCAACGTGCTTTTAATCCAGAATTGGCAAAAAACACCTGGCAAAGTCTTGTAGGACCCATGGGGTCAGAATCCTTAAATATTTATCAAAATGCGTATATATCGCGCACATTTCTGTCGGCAGGAAAATCTTCTGAATATAAATTAAACAGTTCGCGAAATGGCTGTTACCTTTTTATCGTGGAAGGTAATGTAAGGCTTGGAGAAATTCCTCTTGAAAGCCGCGATGGATTAGGATTATGGGATACCGGAAGCTTCAGGATCGAGGCCGAAACAGATGCATATATTATCAACATGGAAATACCGATGAAATCGGACTGA
- a CDS encoding helix-turn-helix domain-containing protein, whose product MYQNNQISIPAFDLQHENHKVDFALRTMEEIHARQGNKPDLPHRHNYFTILWASKACGQHFIDYREHLITPHLIFFVNPGQVHQVITFGEPEGLVIMFTREFLQQNNIPEEFISNLGLFSETADTPPLKLDKNSSNRLHEIASQMRNSFNSDDRYKSESLGAYLKLFLIECNKMAPQLATNNTQTLQSGRIILKSFKALVEQYFHQWHKVSEYASKLHITSDYLNNVVKASIGKTAKEFIQERIILEAKRMGLHTDLSNKEIAFRLGFDDPSHFSKFFSTSHGESFSDFRSSLEKSMAGTN is encoded by the coding sequence ATGTACCAGAACAACCAGATTTCGATTCCGGCTTTCGACTTACAGCACGAAAACCATAAAGTAGACTTTGCCCTGCGGACAATGGAAGAAATTCATGCGCGCCAGGGGAATAAACCAGACTTACCTCACCGGCACAACTATTTCACCATTCTTTGGGCCAGCAAAGCCTGCGGCCAGCATTTTATCGACTACCGCGAACACTTGATTACCCCTCACCTAATTTTTTTTGTGAACCCCGGACAGGTTCACCAGGTAATTACCTTTGGTGAGCCGGAAGGATTGGTAATTATGTTCACTCGCGAATTTTTACAACAAAATAACATACCCGAAGAATTTATATCAAACCTGGGTTTGTTTTCCGAAACTGCCGATACTCCGCCACTTAAGCTGGATAAAAATTCTTCCAACCGATTGCATGAGATTGCCAGCCAAATGAGAAATTCTTTTAACAGCGATGACCGTTACAAATCAGAAAGTCTTGGCGCCTATCTTAAGCTATTTCTGATTGAATGCAATAAAATGGCACCACAACTGGCTACTAACAATACACAAACCCTGCAATCAGGGCGTATCATTCTAAAATCGTTTAAAGCTTTGGTCGAGCAATACTTTCATCAATGGCACAAAGTTTCGGAATATGCTTCAAAGCTCCACATCACTTCTGACTACCTGAATAATGTGGTAAAAGCATCGATTGGCAAAACTGCCAAAGAGTTTATTCAGGAAAGAATTATTCTTGAAGCCAAACGCATGGGTCTGCATACCGACCTAAGTAACAAAGAAATTGCTTTCAGACTAGGTTTCGATGACCCTTCACATTTTAGTAAATTTTTCAGTACCAGCCATGGGGAGTCTTTTTCCGATTTCCGTAGTTCGCTCGAAAAAAGCATGGCAGGCACCAATTAA
- a CDS encoding N-acetylmuramoyl-L-alanine amidase — protein MNIKNMIADLEWHATRRWSVRELSRVNKIIIHQELGESPIEAVNRYHIRPNHISPQGCPHFCYHYGISKEGEVTQANELSAITWHTSGQNAVSIGIMLVGNFAGPGHSVGTSEPKPEQMNALAELVSYLQNAFKLTNQDVYGHYHFGKPACPGYIVQEWIESYRNNIAETNSTPQVDKTVKEIQKRLNQLGYASGKADGVIGVNTLAAIRKFQSDNQLEVDGIVGPQTWKRLLVLTA, from the coding sequence ATGAACATTAAAAACATGATTGCCGACCTTGAATGGCATGCTACACGCCGTTGGTCGGTCAGAGAGCTCAGCCGTGTGAATAAAATAATCATTCACCAGGAGCTGGGCGAAAGCCCCATCGAGGCAGTAAACCGCTACCACATCCGGCCCAACCACATTTCGCCGCAAGGTTGCCCGCATTTCTGCTACCATTATGGTATCAGCAAAGAAGGCGAAGTGACTCAGGCGAATGAGCTTTCGGCCATTACCTGGCATACCAGTGGGCAAAATGCAGTTTCAATCGGTATTATGTTAGTTGGAAACTTTGCAGGACCCGGCCACTCGGTGGGTACTTCTGAACCCAAACCGGAGCAAATGAATGCTCTTGCTGAACTTGTGAGTTACCTTCAAAATGCCTTTAAACTAACGAATCAGGATGTGTACGGGCACTACCACTTCGGAAAGCCTGCCTGCCCGGGTTATATCGTACAGGAATGGATTGAGAGCTACCGCAACAACATAGCTGAAACGAACTCGACCCCACAAGTGGACAAAACAGTGAAAGAAATACAGAAACGTCTCAACCAGCTGGGCTATGCAAGTGGCAAGGCCGATGGAGTTATTGGAGTGAATACCCTTGCTGCTATCCGTAAATTTCAGTCCGATAATCAATTGGAGGTAGATGGCATTGTAGGGCCCCAAACCTGGAAACGCCTTTTAGTCCTCACAGCCTGA
- a CDS encoding M3 family metallopeptidase, whose protein sequence is MSNPLLQVFSTPYQCIPFDQIKPLHFESAFEELLKEARDEIIQIAENQSPPTFENTVVMLERSAEKLGRASTILFNLNVAETNKEIQHIARNVSPLLAEYRNDIILNSRLFARIKAVHEQATAGKYDTEDWRLLDKTYKNFVRNGAILGEEKKDRYREITRTLSSQTVDFGENVLAETNNYTLHIINKDDLAGLPADLITQARMDAESRQLEGWIFTLQFPSFGPFMKHAENRTLRREMYMAYQTRCLKDNTHNNTGIIKQIVSLRSELAMMLGFKHYADFVLSNRMAENTENVESFLQKLLEATMPVARREFDEMKQFAAAQGLQDELQAWDWSFYSEKLRKQNFDIDDEMTRPYFQLDKVEKGVFELATVLFGLSFKRNQKIPVYHADVIAYEVFDRDGSFLSLLYMDYFPRESKKGGAWMTEYVQQHIDAIGNNIRPHVSLVFNFTKPTPSKPSLLTFNEVTTLLHEFGHALHGMLSNCKYEGLAGTNVYRDFVELPSQLLENWATQKEWLDKIASHYQTGEKIPNELIDKLIAARNFQTGYFSARQLSFAISDLRWHTLTSPFEGSVEDFEKQATHTTRLLPAIEGTAMSPAFSHIFSGGYAAGYYSYKWAEVLDADAFALFVEKGIFDTDTATSLRENILSRGGTEHPMDLYIRFKGKQPDIEALLERSGLKA, encoded by the coding sequence ATGAGCAATCCACTCCTTCAGGTTTTCAGCACTCCTTACCAGTGCATTCCTTTCGACCAAATCAAGCCCCTTCATTTCGAATCAGCATTTGAAGAACTGCTCAAAGAAGCACGCGATGAAATAATACAAATTGCAGAAAATCAATCGCCTCCAACCTTCGAAAACACAGTTGTCATGCTTGAGCGCTCAGCTGAAAAGCTTGGCAGGGCATCGACCATTTTGTTTAACCTGAATGTGGCCGAAACCAACAAAGAAATACAGCATATTGCCCGCAATGTATCTCCTTTGCTGGCAGAATACCGGAATGATATCATCCTTAATTCCAGGCTTTTTGCCCGGATAAAAGCCGTGCATGAACAGGCAACTGCCGGTAAATACGACACCGAAGATTGGCGATTACTCGATAAAACTTATAAAAATTTTGTGCGTAACGGGGCTATTCTCGGGGAGGAAAAGAAAGACCGCTACCGCGAAATTACACGTACCCTTTCCAGCCAAACTGTGGACTTTGGTGAGAATGTGCTGGCAGAAACCAACAACTATACATTGCATATAATCAATAAAGACGATTTGGCCGGCCTGCCTGCCGACCTGATTACCCAGGCACGTATGGATGCCGAAAGCCGCCAACTCGAAGGCTGGATTTTTACACTGCAATTTCCGAGTTTCGGTCCCTTTATGAAGCATGCCGAAAACCGCACACTGCGTCGCGAAATGTATATGGCCTATCAGACCCGATGTTTAAAAGACAATACACATAACAATACGGGCATTATTAAGCAAATAGTAAGCCTTCGCTCGGAACTGGCCATGATGCTGGGCTTTAAGCACTATGCCGATTTTGTGTTGAGCAACCGAATGGCCGAAAATACCGAAAATGTCGAGTCGTTTCTTCAAAAACTACTCGAGGCCACCATGCCGGTAGCCCGCAGAGAGTTTGACGAAATGAAACAATTTGCTGCTGCGCAAGGATTGCAGGACGAACTTCAGGCGTGGGACTGGTCGTTCTACTCCGAAAAATTACGTAAACAAAATTTCGACATCGACGACGAAATGACCCGGCCTTACTTTCAACTCGATAAAGTAGAAAAGGGAGTATTTGAACTGGCAACAGTGTTATTTGGTCTCAGCTTTAAAAGAAACCAAAAGATTCCTGTTTACCATGCAGATGTAATAGCTTATGAAGTGTTCGACCGCGATGGTTCTTTTCTTTCGCTGCTTTATATGGATTATTTTCCGCGCGAAAGCAAAAAAGGAGGTGCCTGGATGACTGAATATGTGCAACAACACATCGATGCCATTGGGAACAATATCCGCCCTCATGTTTCGCTGGTATTCAATTTTACAAAACCTACCCCTTCAAAACCTTCCCTGCTTACTTTTAACGAAGTAACAACTCTCTTGCACGAATTTGGTCATGCCCTGCATGGTATGCTGAGTAACTGCAAATACGAAGGACTAGCCGGCACCAATGTCTACCGCGACTTTGTAGAGCTTCCCTCACAGCTTCTCGAAAACTGGGCTACCCAGAAAGAATGGCTCGATAAAATTGCATCGCACTACCAGACAGGTGAAAAAATTCCGAACGAACTCATTGATAAGCTTATTGCTGCCCGCAATTTCCAGACAGGCTATTTTTCTGCACGCCAGTTAAGTTTTGCAATTTCCGATTTGAGGTGGCACACCCTTACTAGCCCTTTTGAAGGTAGCGTGGAAGATTTTGAAAAACAAGCCACTCACACCACCAGGCTGCTGCCTGCAATAGAAGGTACGGCAATGAGCCCGGCTTTTAGTCATATTTTCTCCGGCGGTTATGCAGCTGGTTATTATAGCTACAAATGGGCCGAAGTATTGGATGCCGATGCCTTTGCCCTGTTTGTGGAAAAAGGAATCTTTGACACTGATACTGCAACAAGTTTGCGTGAAAATATCCTTTCGAGAGGTGGAACCGAGCATCCGATGGATTTGTATATCCGTTTCAAAGGCAAACAACCCGACATTGAAGCCTTGCTGGAAAGAAGCGGATTGAAAGCATAA
- the lnt gene encoding apolipoprotein N-acyltransferase — protein sequence MKKIFSNNFVLALFSGLLLIPGWFEWGSGIVAMIAFVPLLWLIEKMVTQKNGGRRVFLLSTLAFLVWNLATTWWVKNASFPGMLAAVFVSTFFMSIPMWLTYKVRTAWGIKAGLFAFVVFWIAFEFAYLHGEISWPWLTLGHGFAYEVKLIQWYELTGVLGGSLWILLVNVFVFSAIQQSTLQKVKSKNYTIAAVLVFILPLLVSLVWYYIYTEKENPRRIVVVQPNMDPYLKFNDIAPIEHAMVQIQEATKHIDGETDFVVTPETSLLGNFWIGEFEQVEDVQLIRQLLTQYPQCNYVAGIVCRKQYGPGDNIPTTARPLAQQGFYYDYFNSAILVDTTREIQIYHKSQLVTGIEKMPYSNQLKFLKKIMLNLGGTFRSNATQPERSVLLAKNDSIRIAPVICWESVFGEYVTDYVKLGANYIFVITNDGWWGNTPGHRQHNSLSSIRAIETRRSIARSANTGISSFINQRGDVLQQLGWWKRGALVDTLNANDKITFYVRYGDYLGRMAFFTGILLVVLLLSFRMKAWLGLDNKKS from the coding sequence ATGAAAAAGATATTCTCAAACAACTTCGTTTTGGCTCTGTTTAGTGGTCTTTTGCTCATTCCGGGATGGTTCGAATGGGGAAGCGGCATTGTTGCCATGATAGCCTTTGTTCCCTTGTTATGGCTTATCGAAAAAATGGTAACTCAAAAGAATGGCGGGCGAAGGGTATTTCTTTTATCTACGCTGGCATTTTTGGTGTGGAACCTTGCTACAACCTGGTGGGTTAAAAATGCTTCCTTCCCCGGAATGCTGGCAGCCGTTTTTGTATCGACATTTTTTATGAGTATACCCATGTGGCTCACCTATAAGGTGCGCACCGCCTGGGGAATAAAGGCGGGTCTTTTTGCATTTGTAGTATTCTGGATAGCCTTTGAATTTGCCTATTTGCATGGCGAAATATCGTGGCCCTGGCTCACACTGGGTCATGGCTTTGCCTACGAAGTAAAGCTTATTCAGTGGTACGAACTAACCGGTGTGCTGGGTGGCTCACTCTGGATTTTGCTGGTGAATGTGTTTGTTTTTAGTGCCATTCAGCAATCAACCCTACAGAAAGTAAAATCAAAAAACTACACAATAGCCGCGGTACTTGTTTTTATCCTACCTCTGCTGGTTTCTCTTGTTTGGTATTACATTTATACCGAAAAGGAAAACCCACGCCGCATTGTGGTGGTGCAGCCTAATATGGATCCTTATCTCAAATTCAACGATATTGCACCCATTGAGCATGCCATGGTTCAGATTCAGGAGGCAACTAAGCATATCGATGGCGAAACCGATTTTGTGGTGACACCCGAGACTTCGCTATTAGGTAACTTTTGGATTGGCGAATTTGAGCAGGTAGAGGATGTACAACTCATCAGGCAGCTATTAACTCAATATCCCCAGTGTAATTATGTAGCCGGCATCGTGTGCCGCAAGCAGTATGGCCCTGGCGATAACATACCCACCACAGCGCGTCCTTTGGCACAACAAGGCTTTTATTACGATTATTTCAACTCGGCTATTCTGGTCGATACAACCCGGGAAATTCAGATTTATCATAAATCGCAACTGGTTACAGGGATCGAAAAAATGCCATATTCCAACCAGCTTAAGTTTCTGAAGAAAATTATGTTGAACCTTGGTGGAACCTTCAGGAGCAACGCCACCCAACCAGAGCGTTCAGTTTTACTGGCCAAAAACGACAGCATTCGAATTGCCCCGGTTATTTGCTGGGAATCGGTTTTTGGTGAATACGTTACCGATTATGTAAAACTTGGAGCGAACTACATTTTTGTGATTACCAACGATGGATGGTGGGGCAATACACCCGGTCATCGCCAGCACAACAGCCTTTCCTCAATAAGAGCCATCGAAACCCGAAGAAGCATTGCCCGCTCAGCAAACACCGGCATTTCATCATTTATTAATCAGCGGGGCGATGTATTGCAGCAACTAGGTTGGTGGAAACGCGGTGCACTTGTCGACACGCTCAATGCCAACGATAAAATAACCTTTTATGTTCGCTATGGCGATTACCTGGGCCGAATGGCATTCTTTACAGGTATTTTACTGGTTGTTTTACTCTTAAGCTTTAGAATGAAAGCCTGGCTTGGATTAGACAATAAAAAGTCATGA